In Methanosphaera sp. ISO3-F5, a genomic segment contains:
- a CDS encoding nucleotide pyrophosphohydrolase: MKEVIDRIIKFRDDRDWKQFQTLENLAKSISIESGELLENFQWDDEYDVEHVEEELADVLIYSYLMAITMNVDIKEIMLKKIEKNEIKYPVTKCRGKSTKYTELI, encoded by the coding sequence ATGAAGGAAGTTATTGACAGAATTATTAAATTTAGGGATGACAGAGATTGGAAACAATTTCAGACTTTAGAAAATTTGGCTAAATCAATATCCATTGAATCTGGTGAGCTTTTAGAAAACTTTCAGTGGGATGATGAATATGATGTTGAACATGTAGAGGAAGAATTAGCTGATGTGTTAATATATTCTTATCTTATGGCTATTACAATGAATGTTGATATTAAGGAGATTATGCTTAAAAAAATAGAAAAGAATGAGATTAAATATCCTGTTACTAAATGTAGGGGAAAATCTACTAAGTACACAGAACTTATTTAA
- a CDS encoding DUF4011 domain-containing protein gives MEKRSNLDFNDVFSTLQQNLLDMGLRNNLLNFKEVARTIPIVDIDLTDLYNSLVSNRNKLSFLPKSSGEQEDETWYVPVETDQQEELQLQTTLSEKDLQKRLFSLFQYYRTSVQDLGYNNLFLALGFVEWTQQKDNSAHLAPLILVPVELSRRSVGSPFKLHWTGEDISLNLSLKHKLQDQGVYLPERENIESQNDLVEYINDVKRQIEIKDGWTVLDKVYVSTFSFKKFVMFKDLTLENWSENINNSEIGRLFGLSEVESFDSFNIKKIDEELNPLEVYNVVDADSSQIAVIEDAKKGHSLVVEGPPGTGKSQTIVNLISELLANNKKILFVSEKMAALDVVKKRMDTIGLGDYCLELHSNKTRKRAFLDDLNNSLIQDKIEVKEYEDYDKLKQSIQTLNDYRELIRTKYGNTNLSIYDLIGMYEYKYQELEQLGQKVYKFNLPNLKEFTSQKRTEIISNIDAIAEIYNLIYPIKNNPWNYTNINYISPDEVDNINSKSSEIDVNMRNIVDDIEKFSQITGIKKPTNYSGIKKFIQQGKLLLSDQDYQSDETKLKEIVNAVQEYQNNYSNSTIDITKIDIGPIKERFDELIIQVNSLEISYDIMFHLEVQVLLSQLKEANRLKNESPVKQALNDPDIHQKFYQFRSNKDSFTKFMNKDYKRSKNELKSYYLQDVNDETITKDFDNLLKWDNDVRSVRNKVIPYAINQNISEEKLIYVLERLVGVFDEVNEINHKISKLYNKEYFKTLDELKSKIDSLNNQKELKNYIDENNTLAKSYFKSWDNVNTDFAQLVSEYDNISKFAKNDNQTVLNVDEDTKRELQFSINNLETASNELIEDYEYLNSVLHFKDKLSKRNINSLRIQEFNELIQGISENILSLSNWSQFNTYCSQFNDKYTKELINLIKQDKVKSEAIVPLFEYNFANNILKEVFDKSEVLKNFNSNIYEKNIKQFKELDLETINLNRYRVKQILDAKRPNIAGSIIPTSQLGILVHEMNKKRNHKSIRQVLNECPDTVTDIKPCLLMSPLSIAQYLDTKTYESYFDYVIFDEASQVKIEDAIGALLRGKHYIIMGDTKQLPPTAFFDVETNVESQEAEDMHVQDVESILHFCKSVLPYRMLKCHYRSRHESLIAVSNLEFYNNDLFIYPSPMRDSKELGLKLQYNPNNVYDKGKTRQNIGEAQEVVQYALEHFGRYGFTKSLGIGTFSVAQKNAILEELEHRLQENPELDPYFNTTGDKSFFVKNIENIQGDERDVMLISVGYGFDNEHNLSISFGPLNNEGGERRLNVLTTRAKEKCVVFCNFKSADMHLSPRTPKGVQVLKTYLYYAEHGKFPSDYVDEEGFDSEFEESVYNFLTHKGFNVEKRVGCAGYRIDLAVYNPSNDDEYVLAIECDGSEYNNYSSARERDRIRQNILEGLGWNFYRIWSTDWYHNRESAKQKLLVAVNKAIKQKNESSIKSLDQIEGVNSNIENKVIKQKNESNIDAIKNNIESNNQVQENELSQQENNILEDKPNKSKDEFAQIFEVLDEVEGPPKIRDISEIRPSSNKNNNTTDNKNEQPKPKNIQNTTNQTLKEDKTENKENKEQIEAILEEDKQETQKEEGITDKIQSKIEVKKVEKTEATTENQYIYYENEIETEDFYSIPETQVIKIIEDIIQTEAPIHRNEIYNRLKTVYNVKATKKFKTRIDTMINTLLQTSHEIYVKNNYYYIFKKDVTVRKRNKPNIDYISDDEIVEAINQVLILNSSVKINQLSKEVSKLFGFKSLSAKTSNKINEVISYLRFSGKLSIDDSSIVTITDNT, from the coding sequence ATGGAAAAACGTTCTAACTTAGACTTTAATGATGTATTCTCAACTTTACAACAAAACCTATTAGATATGGGTTTAAGGAATAATCTGCTTAATTTTAAAGAAGTTGCTAGAACAATTCCTATTGTTGATATAGACTTAACTGATTTATATAATTCATTAGTTTCAAATAGAAACAAACTTAGTTTTTTACCCAAATCATCAGGAGAACAAGAGGACGAAACATGGTATGTTCCAGTTGAAACAGATCAACAAGAGGAGTTACAATTACAAACAACACTTTCAGAAAAAGATTTACAGAAAAGATTATTTTCATTATTCCAATATTACAGGACAAGTGTACAGGATTTAGGATATAATAATCTATTTTTAGCATTAGGATTTGTAGAATGGACTCAACAAAAGGATAATTCTGCACATTTAGCACCATTAATACTAGTACCTGTAGAATTATCAAGACGCTCTGTAGGTTCACCATTTAAATTACATTGGACTGGAGAAGACATATCACTAAACCTATCACTCAAACATAAACTACAAGATCAAGGAGTTTACCTGCCTGAAAGAGAAAACATTGAATCACAGAATGATTTAGTGGAATACATTAATGATGTTAAACGTCAAATAGAAATTAAGGATGGATGGACAGTATTAGATAAAGTGTATGTCAGCACATTCAGTTTCAAGAAATTTGTAATGTTCAAAGACTTAACATTAGAAAACTGGTCCGAAAACATAAATAATAGTGAAATAGGAAGATTATTCGGGCTAAGTGAAGTAGAATCCTTTGACTCTTTTAATATAAAAAAGATTGATGAAGAACTAAATCCATTAGAAGTATATAATGTGGTAGATGCGGATTCTTCACAAATAGCTGTTATAGAAGATGCAAAGAAAGGACATAGTTTAGTAGTGGAAGGACCACCAGGAACAGGAAAATCACAGACAATCGTAAACCTTATCTCTGAATTACTTGCAAACAATAAGAAAATACTATTTGTAAGTGAAAAAATGGCAGCACTTGATGTAGTAAAAAAGAGGATGGATACCATAGGATTAGGGGATTATTGTCTTGAATTACATAGTAATAAAACCCGTAAAAGAGCATTCCTGGATGACTTAAACAACTCTTTAATACAAGATAAGATAGAAGTCAAAGAATATGAGGATTATGATAAACTAAAACAATCCATTCAAACATTAAACGATTACAGAGAATTAATCAGAACAAAATATGGAAACACTAATCTATCAATATACGATTTAATAGGAATGTATGAATATAAATATCAGGAATTAGAACAGTTAGGACAAAAAGTTTACAAGTTCAACTTACCAAATCTAAAAGAATTCACATCACAAAAACGTACAGAAATAATATCAAATATAGATGCAATAGCAGAAATTTACAATTTAATATACCCTATTAAAAATAACCCATGGAACTATACAAACATTAATTACATATCACCTGATGAAGTTGATAATATCAACTCAAAATCATCCGAAATTGATGTGAACATGAGGAATATCGTTGACGATATTGAAAAATTCTCACAAATAACAGGAATAAAAAAGCCAACAAATTACTCTGGAATAAAGAAATTCATCCAACAAGGAAAACTATTACTATCTGATCAAGACTATCAGTCAGATGAAACAAAACTCAAAGAAATAGTAAATGCAGTACAAGAATACCAGAATAATTACAGTAACAGCACTATTGACATTACAAAGATAGATATTGGACCAATAAAGGAAAGATTTGATGAATTAATAATTCAGGTAAATTCATTAGAAATATCATATGACATAATGTTCCATTTAGAGGTACAAGTACTATTATCTCAATTAAAAGAAGCAAACAGACTCAAAAACGAGTCACCAGTAAAACAAGCATTAAATGACCCAGATATTCATCAAAAATTTTATCAATTCAGATCAAACAAGGATTCATTCACAAAATTCATGAATAAGGATTATAAACGATCCAAAAATGAACTAAAAAGTTACTACCTGCAAGACGTGAATGATGAAACAATAACAAAAGACTTTGATAATTTACTAAAATGGGATAATGATGTAAGAAGTGTAAGAAACAAAGTAATACCATATGCAATAAACCAGAATATCAGTGAAGAAAAACTCATATACGTACTTGAAAGATTAGTAGGAGTATTTGATGAAGTCAATGAAATAAACCATAAAATATCAAAATTATATAATAAAGAATATTTCAAGACACTGGATGAACTAAAAAGTAAAATAGATTCATTAAACAATCAAAAAGAACTGAAAAATTATATTGATGAAAACAACACCCTTGCTAAATCATACTTTAAGTCATGGGATAATGTTAACACAGATTTCGCACAATTAGTCAGTGAATATGATAATATTTCTAAGTTTGCAAAAAACGATAATCAAACAGTACTGAATGTTGATGAGGATACAAAACGAGAATTACAATTCTCTATAAATAACTTGGAAACGGCAAGTAATGAATTAATTGAAGACTATGAATATCTTAATTCAGTACTACACTTCAAAGATAAATTAAGTAAAAGAAACATTAACTCATTAAGAATACAGGAATTTAACGAATTAATACAAGGAATATCCGAAAACATACTCTCACTAAGTAATTGGAGTCAATTCAATACGTACTGCAGTCAATTTAATGATAAGTACACTAAAGAATTAATTAACCTGATAAAGCAGGATAAAGTTAAATCAGAGGCAATAGTACCATTATTTGAATATAACTTTGCTAATAATATATTGAAAGAAGTATTTGATAAAAGTGAGGTGCTGAAAAACTTTAACTCCAATATTTATGAGAAAAACATTAAACAATTTAAAGAATTGGATCTTGAAACAATAAATCTTAACAGATACAGAGTAAAACAGATACTGGATGCAAAGAGACCAAACATTGCCGGAAGCATAATACCAACATCACAACTGGGCATACTTGTTCATGAAATGAATAAGAAACGAAACCATAAGTCTATACGACAAGTACTGAATGAATGTCCGGATACTGTAACAGATATAAAACCATGCTTACTTATGAGTCCATTATCTATTGCACAGTACCTTGATACAAAAACATATGAATCCTACTTTGATTATGTGATATTTGACGAAGCTAGTCAAGTAAAAATTGAGGATGCCATAGGTGCATTATTAAGAGGAAAACATTACATTATTATGGGGGATACTAAACAATTACCACCAACAGCATTCTTTGATGTTGAAACTAATGTAGAATCACAGGAAGCTGAGGATATGCATGTGCAAGATGTTGAAAGTATTCTGCATTTCTGTAAAAGTGTATTACCATACCGTATGTTAAAATGTCATTACCGTAGTAGGCATGAATCATTAATAGCAGTTTCAAACCTTGAATTCTATAACAATGATTTATTCATATATCCTTCACCGATGAGAGATTCTAAGGAATTAGGACTTAAACTTCAATATAATCCAAACAATGTTTATGATAAAGGAAAAACAAGACAAAATATTGGAGAAGCTCAGGAAGTGGTACAGTATGCCTTAGAACATTTTGGCAGATATGGTTTTACAAAAAGTCTCGGTATTGGAACGTTCAGTGTAGCACAAAAGAATGCTATACTGGAAGAGTTAGAACATAGGTTACAGGAAAATCCTGAACTTGATCCATATTTTAACACTACTGGTGATAAATCTTTCTTTGTAAAGAATATTGAGAATATTCAGGGTGATGAAAGGGATGTTATGCTTATAAGCGTGGGTTATGGATTTGATAATGAACATAACTTATCTATTAGTTTTGGTCCATTAAACAATGAGGGTGGAGAACGAAGACTTAATGTTCTCACTACACGTGCAAAGGAAAAATGTGTTGTTTTCTGTAATTTCAAATCGGCTGATATGCATTTGTCACCTAGAACTCCTAAGGGTGTTCAAGTACTTAAGACATATCTTTATTATGCAGAGCATGGTAAGTTCCCTTCAGATTATGTTGATGAAGAAGGATTTGACTCTGAATTTGAAGAATCAGTATATAACTTCTTAACACATAAAGGATTTAATGTTGAAAAAAGAGTAGGTTGTGCGGGTTATCGTATAGACTTGGCAGTATATAATCCGAGCAATGATGATGAGTATGTTCTGGCAATAGAATGTGATGGATCAGAGTATAATAATTATTCTTCTGCAAGAGAAAGAGATAGGATACGTCAGAACATTCTTGAAGGTTTAGGATGGAATTTTTATAGGATTTGGTCAACTGACTGGTATCATAACAGGGAAAGTGCTAAACAAAAATTGTTAGTGGCAGTTAATAAGGCTATTAAACAAAAGAATGAGAGTTCAATTAAAAGTCTTGATCAAATTGAGGGGGTTAATTCTAATATTGAAAACAAGGTTATTAAACAAAAAAATGAATCAAATATAGATGCTATTAAAAATAATATTGAAAGTAATAATCAAGTACAAGAAAATGAATTATCCCAACAAGAAAACAATATCTTAGAAGATAAACCTAATAAATCCAAAGATGAATTTGCACAAATATTTGAAGTATTGGATGAAGTAGAAGGTCCTCCAAAAATACGAGATATTAGCGAAATAAGACCTTCTTCAAATAAAAATAACAACACAACAGACAACAAAAACGAACAACCAAAACCAAAAAATATTCAAAACACAACAAATCAAACACTAAAAGAAGATAAAACAGAAAATAAAGAGAATAAGGAACAAATTGAAGCCATACTGGAAGAAGACAAACAGGAAACTCAAAAAGAAGAGGGTATAACTGATAAAATACAATCAAAAATAGAAGTAAAAAAAGTAGAAAAAACAGAAGCAACAACAGAAAATCAATACATATACTACGAAAACGAAATAGAAACAGAAGACTTCTATTCAATACCAGAAACACAAGTAATTAAAATAATAGAAGACATTATACAAACAGAAGCACCAATACATAGAAATGAAATATACAATAGACTAAAAACAGTATATAACGTAAAAGCAACAAAAAAATTTAAAACAAGAATCGATACAATGATAAATACATTATTACAAACATCACATGAAATATACGTTAAAAATAATTATTATTATATATTTAAAAAAGATGTAACAGTTCGAAAAAGAAACAAACCAAATATAGACTACATTTCTGATGATGAAATAGTAGAAGCAATAAACCAAGTACTTATACTAAATTCATCTGTAAAAATAAATCAGTTAAGTAAAGAAGTATCAAAACTATTTGGTTTTAAATCATTATCTGCTAAAACATCAAACAAGATTAATGAAGTAATCAGTTACCTAAGATTCTCAGGAAAGTTAAGTATTGATGATAGTTCCATTGTTACCATAACAGATAATACTTAA